In Nitrobacteraceae bacterium AZCC 1564, the following proteins share a genomic window:
- a CDS encoding hypothetical protein (product_source=Hypo-rule applied): protein MVDLSDTPAGARDRLREALNRRGEDIIVRRYYGDPGPNRPKYEAQIRARVTGLGNPELIGGIAQGKFKVVALVDPAAAVPDGMVSIAGLLPILMSDKVVIGPKEMTIEALDDKTRRLGGDLFGLDMQVKS from the coding sequence ATGGTTGATCTGAGCGACACGCCAGCAGGCGCGCGTGATCGGCTGCGTGAGGCGCTTAATCGCCGAGGCGAAGACATCATCGTCCGCCGGTACTACGGCGACCCCGGACCGAACCGCCCGAAGTACGAAGCCCAGATCCGCGCTCGCGTCACGGGGCTCGGCAACCCTGAACTGATCGGCGGCATCGCCCAAGGGAAATTCAAGGTCGTCGCGCTTGTGGATCCGGCTGCAGCCGTTCCAGATGGGATGGTTTCTATCGCCGGCCTTTTGCCGATCTTAATGTCGGACAAGGTCGTAATTGGTCCGAAGGAAATGACGATTGAGGCGCTGGATGACAAGACGCGGCGGCTCGGCGGCGATCTGTTCGGCCTCGATATGCAGGTGAAATCGTGA
- a CDS encoding hypothetical protein (product_source=Hypo-rule applied; superfamily=53448) produces MGYLVQQSKMGILTAMTELLTVLTWLWSQPSGRATYTAQHVNTWADMVRRNLTIPHRIACVTDMPEGIDSRVSIIAPPRDFEHVRIPTWGEEKPQCLRRLAMFRRDASLIFGRRFVSMDMDCVIAGNIDDLFSRGEDLVLYKSPSGDIPNPRPYNGSMLMMTAGARPEVYERFTPEGAVAAGQQYVGSDQAWISHALGAGEATWSEEDGVVWWGRWKQGAQGRLMFFPGFPKPWDLLDDHEWIRLHYHRDRGGRCLVLGYAPAVWSEAAKALESGPFDAVIASPEAAEHWPGTITAIAKSDVHADRLVKMLGFDEVTFCGRSERVAA; encoded by the coding sequence TTGGGATATCTGGTCCAGCAATCAAAGATGGGCATCCTGACTGCGATGACTGAGCTGCTGACCGTCCTCACGTGGCTCTGGTCTCAACCATCCGGCCGCGCAACTTACACCGCGCAGCACGTCAACACCTGGGCCGACATGGTTCGGCGCAACCTGACGATACCGCATCGGATTGCGTGCGTGACGGATATGCCCGAGGGGATCGACTCGCGGGTTTCGATTATAGCGCCGCCTCGCGATTTCGAGCATGTACGAATTCCTACTTGGGGCGAAGAGAAGCCTCAGTGCTTGCGTCGGCTGGCGATGTTTCGCCGAGATGCATCTTTGATCTTTGGACGTCGTTTCGTGTCGATGGATATGGATTGCGTCATTGCGGGCAATATTGATGACCTATTCTCTCGCGGCGAAGACCTTGTCCTTTACAAGAGTCCGTCCGGCGATATTCCGAACCCGCGCCCGTACAACGGCTCAATGCTGATGATGACCGCAGGCGCGCGGCCGGAAGTGTACGAGCGGTTCACGCCGGAGGGCGCTGTCGCCGCCGGACAACAATATGTGGGGTCCGATCAGGCTTGGATTAGCCACGCCCTCGGCGCCGGCGAGGCGACGTGGTCCGAAGAGGATGGCGTTGTCTGGTGGGGTCGCTGGAAGCAAGGCGCTCAAGGCCGCTTGATGTTCTTCCCCGGTTTCCCGAAGCCATGGGACTTGCTCGACGATCATGAATGGATTCGGCTTCACTATCATCGGGACCGCGGCGGCCGATGCCTCGTCTTGGGATATGCGCCGGCTGTTTGGTCTGAGGCAGCGAAGGCGTTGGAATCTGGCCCGTTCGATGCCGTGATTGCTTCACCAGAAGCCGCCGAGCATTGGCCGGGAACGATTACGGCCATTGCCAAGTCGGATGTTCATGCTGATCGGCTGGTGAAGATGCTCGGCTTTGACGAAGTGACCTTCTGCGGTCGGTCTGAAAGGGTGGCGGCGTGA
- a CDS encoding hypothetical protein (product_source=Hypo-rule applied): protein MQSILVVTTAASTLQLLSIAEMRVAAGLQSDDASKDEILNARGLGVAADIMSQCNIAVGKGAEPTLLKETLEQTFLKVDTRTLILARRHNVEIESVTRDGVLVDESSYDVDPESGILTLAGLGHHHHHQRWRAEKIVVVYTAGFEIIPGGLKQEALDRFISITSESERDPYVKGTSIETIGVETVRTDYWAGALPGSNTGSGAAAIPASLKRFYNAVMA, encoded by the coding sequence ATGCAATCCATTCTCGTCGTCACCACGGCGGCAAGCACACTGCAGCTTTTGTCGATCGCTGAGATGCGCGTAGCTGCAGGACTGCAGTCAGATGATGCGTCCAAGGACGAGATACTGAATGCTCGCGGCCTCGGGGTTGCTGCGGACATCATGAGCCAATGCAATATCGCCGTCGGAAAGGGCGCTGAACCGACACTGCTCAAGGAAACCCTTGAGCAGACGTTTCTCAAAGTCGATACCCGGACCCTTATTTTAGCGCGCCGGCACAACGTGGAAATCGAGAGCGTAACTCGAGACGGCGTTCTCGTTGATGAATCCTCTTATGACGTCGATCCGGAGTCCGGCATCTTGACGCTGGCAGGCCTTGGTCATCATCATCACCATCAACGCTGGCGAGCCGAAAAGATCGTTGTGGTCTACACGGCCGGCTTCGAGATCATCCCAGGCGGATTGAAACAGGAAGCGTTAGACCGCTTCATTTCAATCACCTCTGAGAGTGAGCGTGACCCTTACGTCAAGGGAACAAGCATTGAAACTATCGGAGTCGAGACCGTCAGAACGGATTATTGGGCTGGCGCTTTGCCGGGCTCGAATACCGGGAGCGGCGCGGCGGCTATCCCGGCAAGCCTCAAGCGTTTCTATAACGCGGTGATGGCCTGA
- a CDS encoding hypothetical protein (product_source=Hypo-rule applied) — MTTASDALEAVKTRLGAGSGISFPLYWEGEDAPTLSDTPAPFAFIVFTNEGSGKSGPVAYGGGRGRNTYRNSALVEAYTFVPKGWGRQELIDRAEIIASRLRSFRDEDISCFNADVVPIGEGEALAPPGLASEVNQYQCAVAEIALQFDQIG, encoded by the coding sequence GTGACTACGGCGAGCGATGCTCTCGAAGCCGTCAAGACTCGCCTCGGTGCGGGCTCTGGAATTTCTTTCCCGCTGTACTGGGAGGGAGAGGACGCGCCGACATTGTCGGATACCCCCGCGCCGTTCGCCTTCATCGTGTTTACCAATGAAGGGTCGGGGAAGTCCGGCCCGGTTGCTTACGGCGGTGGACGAGGCCGCAACACTTATCGCAATAGTGCCCTCGTCGAAGCTTACACCTTTGTCCCCAAAGGATGGGGGCGCCAAGAACTTATTGACCGAGCGGAAATCATTGCGTCGCGGCTCCGCAGTTTTCGCGACGAAGATATCTCTTGCTTCAACGCGGATGTGGTCCCCATCGGGGAGGGTGAGGCGCTCGCGCCTCCTGGTCTCGCGTCTGAAGTGAACCAGTACCAATGCGCAGTCGCTGAAATCGCGCTGCAGTTTGACCAGATCGGCTAA
- a CDS encoding hypothetical protein (product_source=Hypo-rule applied; superfamily=51055): MDHRLIEGLMEGIAPLIRGYVDEQVAKATEPLVKRLAEVEARPQLKGEPGKDADPAFIEQLVTGAVAKIPPAAPGKDADPAVIAEMVAAAVAEIPPAAPGKSVTVEDVAPLIAEEVERAVSAIVASIDVAPIVDAAISKAVAALPPAKDGQSVTADDVRPMLEALVDDAVKAIPAPKDGVGVAGAFIDRDDALVLTLSDGSTKSLGVVVGKDADMSEIDRIISEKVAAIPVPRDGADGLGFEDMTEELADDGRTIVRRYVCGDQVKEFRHTFAVVLDRGIYGESKDYSPGDGVTFGGSFWIKRGSEQGKPGEGDAWRLAVKRGRDGKDFAPEAKSQTTPIKLR; encoded by the coding sequence ATGGATCATCGCCTGATTGAAGGGCTGATGGAGGGCATCGCGCCTCTCATTCGTGGGTATGTGGATGAGCAAGTTGCGAAAGCGACCGAGCCGCTGGTCAAGCGCCTCGCCGAGGTCGAGGCGAGGCCTCAACTCAAGGGAGAGCCTGGGAAGGATGCGGATCCTGCGTTTATCGAGCAACTTGTCACGGGTGCAGTGGCAAAAATTCCGCCAGCGGCGCCGGGCAAGGATGCTGATCCTGCCGTGATTGCGGAAATGGTTGCCGCCGCGGTGGCGGAGATTCCCCCGGCCGCGCCCGGGAAGAGCGTTACCGTAGAGGATGTTGCGCCGTTGATTGCGGAGGAAGTTGAAAGGGCCGTTTCTGCTATCGTGGCATCGATCGATGTGGCTCCTATTGTTGATGCGGCCATCTCGAAGGCTGTCGCGGCACTGCCGCCGGCGAAGGACGGGCAGAGCGTGACCGCGGATGACGTCCGCCCGATGTTGGAGGCCCTTGTTGACGATGCAGTGAAGGCGATCCCGGCGCCTAAGGACGGCGTCGGCGTGGCTGGCGCCTTCATCGATCGTGATGACGCGCTTGTGCTGACCTTGTCGGATGGATCGACCAAAAGCCTCGGTGTCGTTGTTGGTAAGGACGCCGACATGTCGGAAATCGATCGGATCATTTCGGAGAAGGTCGCGGCTATACCCGTGCCCCGCGATGGCGCCGACGGTCTCGGCTTTGAGGATATGACCGAAGAGCTCGCCGACGACGGCCGCACGATCGTCCGTCGCTATGTGTGCGGCGATCAGGTCAAGGAATTCCGGCATACGTTCGCCGTGGTGCTCGATCGCGGGATCTATGGTGAGAGTAAGGACTACTCACCGGGAGATGGTGTGACGTTCGGTGGCTCGTTCTGGATCAAGCGCGGTTCCGAACAAGGGAAGCCTGGAGAGGGCGACGCGTGGCGGCTTGCTGTGAAGCGCGGCCGAGACGGCAAGGACTTCGCCCCAGAGGCGAAATCGCAAACAACTCCAATCAAGTTGCGGTAG
- a CDS encoding HK97 family phage portal protein (product_source=TIGR01537; cog=COG4695; pfam=PF04860; tigrfam=TIGR01537) yields MKLFGLPVPFTGERKKALSSVSEGRGGWYPLIREAFAGAWQRNITIDRNAVLAHHAVFSCLTLIASDISKLRVKLMKLDGDGIWSETSSAAYSPVLRRPNNYQNRIQFWESWMLSKFGKGNTVVLKERDARNVVVALHVLDWTRVKPLVADDGSVFYQLDADNISGIESSVIVPAREIIHDRMNCLFHPLIGVSPIYANAMAATQGLNIQTNSIRLFENNSSPGGILTAPGEISDATAERLKTDWEENFSGKNFGRVAVLGDGLKFEKMALTAVEGQLIEQLKWTAEVVCSTFHVPPYKLGIGPMPTNNNVQALNLEYYTQALQSPIEAAELCLDEGLEMAADIGTEFDLDGLLRMDSVTQVATLKEAVGAAIMAPNEARKKLDLKPVAGGNSPMIQEQNFSLEAIAKRDALPDPWASKNGAAAASGKSPPVPANSDEDIAAAKQVAVWKLKSLLAKAA; encoded by the coding sequence GTGAAGCTGTTTGGTCTGCCAGTACCTTTCACCGGCGAGCGCAAGAAGGCTCTGTCTTCTGTTTCCGAGGGCCGTGGTGGCTGGTATCCGCTGATCCGCGAGGCGTTCGCGGGTGCATGGCAGCGCAATATCACAATAGATCGAAATGCCGTGCTGGCGCATCACGCGGTTTTCTCGTGCCTCACCCTTATAGCGTCCGATATCTCGAAGCTTCGCGTAAAGCTGATGAAATTGGACGGCGACGGAATCTGGAGTGAAACATCAAGCGCGGCTTATTCGCCAGTGCTGCGGCGACCAAACAATTATCAGAACCGCATCCAGTTTTGGGAAAGTTGGATGCTGTCGAAGTTCGGGAAGGGTAATACCGTCGTTCTGAAGGAGCGTGACGCCCGCAACGTCGTTGTCGCCCTTCACGTTCTTGACTGGACGCGGGTGAAACCGTTAGTCGCCGACGATGGCTCGGTATTCTATCAACTCGACGCCGACAATATCAGCGGCATAGAGTCCTCTGTGATCGTTCCCGCGCGTGAAATCATTCATGACCGGATGAATTGCCTTTTTCACCCGCTGATCGGCGTATCCCCAATTTACGCGAACGCGATGGCCGCGACGCAGGGGCTCAATATCCAAACGAATTCAATTCGTCTGTTCGAAAACAATTCTTCTCCAGGCGGAATCCTTACAGCGCCTGGTGAGATTAGCGACGCGACCGCCGAGCGACTCAAGACTGACTGGGAAGAGAATTTCAGCGGCAAGAACTTCGGTCGGGTCGCCGTTCTCGGTGATGGGCTCAAATTCGAGAAGATGGCGCTCACTGCGGTCGAGGGCCAGCTGATTGAGCAGTTGAAGTGGACTGCAGAGGTTGTTTGTTCGACTTTCCACGTTCCGCCATACAAGCTTGGCATTGGCCCGATGCCGACGAACAACAATGTTCAAGCCCTGAACCTCGAATACTATACGCAGGCCCTGCAATCACCGATCGAGGCGGCCGAGCTCTGTCTTGATGAAGGTCTGGAAATGGCTGCGGACATCGGGACGGAGTTTGATCTTGATGGACTGCTTCGAATGGACAGCGTGACGCAAGTGGCCACGTTGAAGGAAGCGGTAGGCGCGGCGATTATGGCGCCGAATGAGGCTCGCAAGAAGCTCGACCTCAAGCCTGTTGCCGGCGGCAATTCGCCGATGATCCAGGAACAGAACTTCTCGCTCGAGGCCATCGCAAAGCGGGATGCTCTGCCGGATCCGTGGGCATCTAAGAATGGCGCCGCGGCCGCGTCTGGGAAGTCGCCTCCCGTGCCGGCTAATTCCGACGAAGATATTGCCGCGGCGAAACAGGTTGCGGTTTGGAAGTTGAAATCACTTCTGGCAAAAGCAGCTTAA
- a CDS encoding hypothetical protein (product_source=Hypo-rule applied): MMTFKYRIDPATETGRDTICQNLRYLHRRLSAAGDTEGVHLVEKCFDFGKRMNAKLQANKVALGISGPAIKDGHPDCDD, from the coding sequence ATGATGACGTTCAAATATCGAATTGATCCCGCGACCGAAACCGGGCGCGACACGATCTGCCAGAACCTTCGGTACTTGCACCGTAGACTGTCCGCCGCTGGCGACACCGAGGGCGTTCATCTCGTTGAGAAATGCTTCGATTTTGGGAAGCGGATGAACGCGAAGTTGCAGGCCAACAAGGTCGCTCTTGGGATATCTGGTCCAGCAATCAAAGATGGGCATCCTGACTGCGATGACTGA
- a CDS encoding hypothetical protein (product_source=Hypo-rule applied): MRMTAAKRLTYKTRRLLPGDEFEVVKPIHARILAKRKKAVASINRNPGKIGPPPAKLVAKAAAQIGAPDGSEDFTKLRADAEALGIVVDGRWGLKRLHDEIDAKLSA; this comes from the coding sequence ATGAGAATGACCGCAGCAAAGCGTCTGACATACAAGACGCGGCGTCTTTTGCCGGGCGATGAGTTCGAGGTTGTGAAGCCGATCCATGCGAGGATTCTCGCAAAGAGGAAGAAGGCTGTTGCATCAATCAATAGAAATCCCGGCAAGATCGGTCCCCCTCCGGCTAAATTGGTAGCAAAGGCGGCCGCCCAGATTGGCGCCCCGGATGGGAGCGAAGACTTTACAAAGTTGCGCGCCGACGCCGAGGCCCTCGGAATTGTTGTCGACGGTCGGTGGGGCTTGAAGCGTCTACATGATGAAATCGACGCCAAGCTTAGCGCATGA